In one window of Desulforhabdus amnigena DNA:
- a CDS encoding PilZ domain-containing protein, with protein sequence MKCNCGFSFLITFQRRRHYRKSVFLSGIYSKLEYPMDSGRMEIEDISRTGLRFRTQDTHHLREGDIVRLEFALDDAHNTPLVLTVELKHVSASRVGGEFCDPNVPKALAFYLLP encoded by the coding sequence GTGAAATGCAACTGCGGGTTCAGCTTTCTCATTACCTTTCAAAGACGAAGACACTATCGGAAATCGGTCTTTCTTTCCGGTATTTATTCGAAACTCGAATATCCCATGGATTCGGGAAGAATGGAGATCGAAGACATTTCCCGCACGGGCCTGAGGTTCAGAACTCAGGATACCCATCATCTGCGGGAAGGGGATATCGTTAGACTCGAATTCGCTCTGGACGACGCTCATAACACACCATTGGTTTTAACCGTCGAATTGAAGCACGTCTCCGCTTCCCGGGTGGGTGGAGAATTTTGCGATCCAAATGTCCCAAAAGCTCTGGCGTTTTATCTCCTTCCCTAA
- a CDS encoding ABC transporter ATP-binding protein, whose product MLEIRNLRKVFNEGSINEVVAIRSVNCLVQKGDFVTVIGSNGAGKSTLLNLIAGTFLPSGGDIFISGERVTQWPEHRRAAYIGRVFQNPLTGTCASMTVEENFALAGRRGKKPGLRWGVTRQDHKAFQERIRLLGLGLEYRLKDKVGLLSGGQRQSLTLLMATLQKPRLLLLDEHTAALDPPTAEQVLKLTRELILEMGLTSIMVTHNMRHALELGNRLIMMHEGGIILDVAGEEKKRLTVQDLLNEFAKLKGDAVSDDKMLLI is encoded by the coding sequence AAGTCTTCAACGAGGGAAGCATCAATGAAGTGGTGGCAATCCGTTCCGTGAACTGCCTGGTCCAGAAGGGAGACTTCGTAACGGTGATCGGGAGCAACGGAGCGGGAAAGTCCACCCTCTTGAACCTCATTGCCGGGACTTTCCTTCCCAGTGGAGGCGATATATTCATTTCCGGAGAACGCGTGACCCAATGGCCCGAGCATCGCCGGGCAGCCTACATCGGCAGGGTTTTTCAAAATCCCCTGACGGGTACATGCGCTTCCATGACCGTTGAAGAAAACTTTGCCCTGGCCGGCCGGCGGGGGAAAAAGCCGGGACTGCGCTGGGGGGTGACCCGTCAGGACCACAAAGCCTTTCAGGAAAGAATCCGCCTTCTGGGACTGGGGTTGGAATATCGTTTGAAGGACAAAGTGGGGTTGCTTTCGGGGGGACAGCGCCAGTCTCTCACCCTCCTCATGGCCACTCTACAGAAACCGCGTTTGCTACTCCTCGATGAACATACGGCGGCGCTGGACCCTCCCACGGCCGAGCAGGTATTGAAACTGACCCGGGAGTTGATCCTGGAGATGGGACTTACTTCCATCATGGTGACTCACAACATGAGGCATGCGCTGGAATTGGGAAACCGACTCATCATGATGCACGAGGGGGGAATCATTTTGGATGTGGCGGGTGAGGAAAAAAAACGGCTGACGGTGCAGGACCTGTTGAACGAATTTGCCAAGCTCAAAGGCGATGCCGTAAGTGATGACAAGATGCTTCTGATTTGA
- the pyrF gene encoding orotidine-5'-phosphate decarboxylase: MTSLKAIDIDKRIIFALDVESSDEAKKWVIKLEERVKFFKVGLQLFLAGGFDIIEWIVKRGLEVMVDLKFFDVPQTVASAVAQLRGRGISLATVHGNDAILEAAAKAKHDVKILAVTVLTSLDQGDIHDLGFQCSPEELVLSRARRALQHGCDGIVSSGLEAPKLRKELGEKFLVVVPGVRPVLNRTDDQKRTVDVKEAFLNGADYVVIGRPIRQAPDPLRLIAGMQAQIQEALEERSQIIS, encoded by the coding sequence ATGACATCCTTAAAAGCCATCGACATCGACAAACGCATCATTTTCGCCCTGGACGTTGAATCCTCCGACGAAGCCAAAAAATGGGTCATAAAGTTGGAGGAGCGTGTGAAATTCTTTAAGGTCGGTCTGCAGCTTTTTCTGGCAGGCGGGTTCGATATCATCGAATGGATTGTGAAACGCGGCCTGGAAGTGATGGTGGATCTCAAGTTTTTCGATGTTCCCCAGACAGTTGCCTCAGCCGTCGCTCAACTCAGGGGACGGGGCATTTCCCTGGCAACGGTTCACGGAAACGACGCCATCCTTGAAGCGGCCGCGAAAGCCAAGCACGATGTTAAAATATTGGCCGTTACGGTTCTCACCAGCCTGGATCAGGGGGATATTCACGACCTGGGTTTTCAATGCTCACCGGAAGAACTCGTTCTTTCCCGCGCCCGGAGGGCTCTGCAACATGGCTGCGACGGAATCGTCTCCTCCGGCCTGGAAGCCCCCAAGCTCAGAAAAGAGTTGGGTGAGAAGTTTTTGGTCGTTGTACCTGGAGTGAGACCGGTACTGAACCGGACGGACGACCAGAAGAGAACAGTGGATGTGAAAGAGGCCTTCCTGAACGGGGCCGATTATGTCGTTATCGGACGCCCTATCCGGCAGGCTCCGGACCCCCTCCGGCTCATAGCTGGAATGCAGGCTCAAATCCAGGAAGCTCTTGAAGAACGATCACAGATCATTTCATGA